A stretch of the Nicotiana tabacum cultivar K326 chromosome 6, ASM71507v2, whole genome shotgun sequence genome encodes the following:
- the LOC107803091 gene encoding uncharacterized protein LOC107803091 isoform X1, with protein MAFDDDEDFSGSDSDDGFQEDMEALKKACLLSGKETDDLQPSCSTGDIGGGHVIGADDVTPSGTDVDDVDDDIELVRSIQERFALSTELREPLTLEPLCSLPPPGSEGDDDFETLRAIQRRFAAYDDDSGKGRKESPLNNFEQVGVTNITSEKESSNNFFVERTNAGEGFPACVDGTTQISDGCSNEIASSQNLIEWHDSGAENTAVSVNSFCFPKSAQAFVEAIKKNRSCQKIIRDKMMQIEARMEELKKLKERVKILKGFQIASRKRMGRALSQKRDARVQLISLPKQKCSSKLQGKKLSAIHYGPPENSHVASVREALTHFAVSLSRKEWSKEERENLAKGVKQQFQEMLLQRSVDLLSNKDGRSGESGDLDGLIASIRDVVITPETMRLFLPKVNWDQVAAMYIPGRSGAECQSRWLNWEDPLIKHEEWDILEEKALLHAVQRNEMSNWIDISASLGVCRTPFQCLSHYQRSLNASILRREWTEEEDIKLCAAVETFGESNWQLVASVIEGRAGTQCSNRWIKSLHPTRKRCGKWSADEDKRLKVAVMLFYPKSWRNIGQSVPCRAPIWKKIAQYVPGRTHVQCRERWVNSLDPSLKLDEWTEEEDLKLKSAIDEHGYSWSKVAACVPPRTDNQCRRRWKVLFPDEVPMLQEAKKIRREAFISNFVDREEERPALKPNDIVPTHKLSYRAGCGTASANKRRKLMPRATRDDSAPRCDALCELERRHLEESEGPESSDLLNNSSLSSRDQEIERISDGEEAFEQGYHDSTKNKRPSKLHPRRTKKLAPNDMVPEVSASSKVESTTAVNNICKNRRRTSSLVKKKRTIASQESSSSLPNLSSSMTVVEEVDSHVQDSGKTMNIMDKRHSTSGYDDSCVNSEGPPLSRPHLDKGTADLDVGENRVWENASTIGPQESSLYFQKNAVVCTDENARQLKASGCHKLNKCNQLKSDGGFSLNNLCETADDCMTLASFILKSRAKRRSLSSAKVAKLRPDIAQSKDVADDHSSRSCISGCHDGVEKTMTQECTSSNQIPRAEVADDMPLSLVMGRVKRRQR; from the exons ATGGCTTTCGACGACGATGAAGATTTCTCCGGCAGCGATTCCGATGACGGCTTTCAAGAGGACATGGAAGCCCTTAAGAAAGCTTGCCTTCTCTCCGGCAAGGAAACTGACGACCTCCAACCTTCATGTTCCACCGGCGATATCGGCGGTGGCCACGTCATCGGTGCGGACGACGTAACCCCCTCCGGTACAGACGTTGATGACGTAGACGATGACATCGAGTTGGTTCGTAGCATACAAGAGCGATTCGCCCTATCGACAGAGCTTCGTGAGCCTCTAACTCTAGAACCGTTGTGCTCGCTTCCTCCTCCTGGCTCGGAGGGTGATGATGATTTCGAAACCCTACGTGCTATTCAGCGCCGCTTTGCGGCCTACGATGACG ATTCTGGAAAGGGAAGAAAGGAGAGTCCTTTGAATAACTTTGAGCAGGTTGGTGTCACTAACATTACCTCGGAAAAGGAATCTTCCAATAATTTCTTTGTAGAGAGAACTAATGCTGGGGAAGGGTTTCCCGCTTGTGTAGATGGAACCACACAGATTTCTGATGGATGCAGTAATGAAATTGCTAGTTCTCAGAATCTAATTGAGTGGCATGATTCCGGTGCTGAAAACACAGCAGTGTCAGTTAATTCTTTTTGCTTCCCAAAATCAGCACAGGCATTTGTTGAGGCCATCAAGAAGAATAGGTCGTGTCAGAAAATTATCCGGGATAAAATGATGCAGATTGAAGCAAGAATGGaagagttgaaaaaattgaaggaACGGGTGAAGATCCTTAAAGGCTTTCAGATCGCTAGCAGAAAGAGAATGGGTCGGGCCTTGTCACAGAAAAGAGATGCACGTGTCCAGTtaatttctttgccaaaacaaAAGTGCAGTTCAAAG CTCCAGGGAAAGAAGTTATCTGCAATACATTATGGACCTCCCGAGAATTCTCATGTTGCTAGCGTTAGGGAGGCATTGACACATTTTGCTGTCTCATTGAGTCGTAAGGAGTGGTccaaagaagagagagagaatcttgcAAAAGGAGTGAAACAACAATTTCAAGAGATGCTGCTTCAACGCTCAGTGGATCTACTAAG TAACAAGGATGGACGTTCTGGAGAATCTGGTGATCTTGATGGCCTCATTGCCTCAATCAGGGACGTTGTGATTACCCCTGAGACCATGAGGTTATTTCTACCCAAGGTCAATTGGGATCAAGTAGCTGCCATGTATATTCCTGGTCGTTCTGGTGCTGAATGTCAATCGAG GTGGTTGAACTGGGAAGACCCCTTAATTAAACATGAAGAGTGGGATATATTAGAGGAAAAGGCCCTTTTGCATGCTGTCCAGCGGAATGAAATGAGTAACTGGATTGATATTTCTGCATCATTAGGAGTATGTAGGACTCCGTTCCAGTGCTTATCACATTATCAGAGGAGTCTGAATGCTTCAATCCTTAGGCGGGAATGGACTGAGGAGGAGGACATTAAACTCTGTGCTGCTGTGGAGACTTTTGGTGAGAGTAACTGGCAGCTTGTTGCTTCTGTAATTGAGGGCCGGGCAGGTACACAGTGCTCCAATAG GTGGATTAAATCACTTCATCCAACAAGGAAAAGGTGCGGTAAATGGAGTGCTGATGAAGACAAACGATTGAAAGTTGCTGTTATGCTCTTTTACCCTAAATCTTGGAGGAATATAGGTCAATCTGTGCCTTGTCGAGCGCCAATTTGGAAGAAGATAGCTCAATATGTACCAGGGAGGACTCATGTACAATGTAGAGAAAG ATGGGTCAATAGCTTAGATCCTTCTTTGAAGTTGGATGAGTGGACAGAAGAGGAGGATTTGAAGTTAAAATCAGCCATAGATGAACATGGATATTCCTGGTCCAAGGTTGCTGCTTGCGTTCCTCCACGCACTGATAACCAATGCCGGAG GAGATGGAAGGTGCTATTTCCAGATGAAGTTCCCATGCTGCAAGAAGCTAAAAAGATACGAAGAGAAGCTTTTATTTCCAACTTCGTCGACAGGGAGGAGGAGAGACCTGCCCTTAAACCCAATGACATAGTTCCAACTCATAAACTTAGTTATAGAGCTGGATGTGGAACTGCTTCTGCGAATAAAAGAAGGAAACTAAT GCCCAGAGCAACTAGGGATGATTCGGCTCCTAGGTGTGATGCATTATGTGAATTGGAGAGGCGACATTTGGAGGAAAGTGAAGGTCCAGAGTCTTCTGATCTTCTAAACAACAGTTCTTTATCTTCTAGAGACCAGGAGATTGAGAGGATTTCAGATGGTGAAGAGGCGTTTGAACAGGGTTATCATGATTCAACAAAGAATAAAAGACCTTCTAAACTGCATCCTAGACGGACTAAAAAATTAGCACCAAATGATATGGTTCCAGAGGTTTCTGCTTCCAGTAAGGTTGAGTCTACTACTGCAGTTAACAATATCTGCAAGAATAGGAGGAGAACCAGTTCGCTAGTGAAGAAAAAGAGAACTATTGCCTCACAAGAAAGTTCATCATCTTTGCCAAATCTGTCTTCGTCAATGACAGTTGTTGAAGAGGTTGATTCACATGTTCAAGACAGCGGGAAGACCATGAATATTATGGATAAACGTCATTCCACAAGTGGATATGATGATTCCTGTGTTAACTCTGAGGGTCCTCCATTGTCTCGTCCGCACTTGGATAAAGGCACAGCTGATCTCGATGTTGGTGAGAACCGCGTTTGGGAAAATGCTTCTACAATAGGGCCCCAGGAATCCTcattatattttcaaaagaatGCTGTTGTGTGCACTGATGAAAATGCAAGACAGTTAAAAGCTTCAGGCTGTCACAAGCTAAATAAATGCAATCAATTGAAGAGCGATGGTGGGTT
- the LOC107803091 gene encoding uncharacterized protein LOC107803091 isoform X2: MAFDDDEDFSGSDSDDGFQEDMEALKKACLLSGKETDDLQPSCSTGDIGGGHVIGADDVTPSGTDVDDVDDDIELVRSIQERFALSTELREPLTLEPLCSLPPPGSEGDDDFETLRAIQRRFAAYDDDSGKGRKESPLNNFEQVGVTNITSEKESSNNFFVERTNAGEGFPACVDGTTQISDGCSNEIASSQNLIEWHDSGAENTAVSVNSFCFPKSAQAFVEAIKKNRSCQKIIRDKMMQIEARMEELKKLKERVKILKGFQIASRKRMGRALSQKRDARVQLISLPKQKCSSKGKKLSAIHYGPPENSHVASVREALTHFAVSLSRKEWSKEERENLAKGVKQQFQEMLLQRSVDLLSNKDGRSGESGDLDGLIASIRDVVITPETMRLFLPKVNWDQVAAMYIPGRSGAECQSRWLNWEDPLIKHEEWDILEEKALLHAVQRNEMSNWIDISASLGVCRTPFQCLSHYQRSLNASILRREWTEEEDIKLCAAVETFGESNWQLVASVIEGRAGTQCSNRWIKSLHPTRKRCGKWSADEDKRLKVAVMLFYPKSWRNIGQSVPCRAPIWKKIAQYVPGRTHVQCRERWVNSLDPSLKLDEWTEEEDLKLKSAIDEHGYSWSKVAACVPPRTDNQCRRRWKVLFPDEVPMLQEAKKIRREAFISNFVDREEERPALKPNDIVPTHKLSYRAGCGTASANKRRKLMPRATRDDSAPRCDALCELERRHLEESEGPESSDLLNNSSLSSRDQEIERISDGEEAFEQGYHDSTKNKRPSKLHPRRTKKLAPNDMVPEVSASSKVESTTAVNNICKNRRRTSSLVKKKRTIASQESSSSLPNLSSSMTVVEEVDSHVQDSGKTMNIMDKRHSTSGYDDSCVNSEGPPLSRPHLDKGTADLDVGENRVWENASTIGPQESSLYFQKNAVVCTDENARQLKASGCHKLNKCNQLKSDGGFSLNNLCETADDCMTLASFILKSRAKRRSLSSAKVAKLRPDIAQSKDVADDHSSRSCISGCHDGVEKTMTQECTSSNQIPRAEVADDMPLSLVMGRVKRRQR; the protein is encoded by the exons ATGGCTTTCGACGACGATGAAGATTTCTCCGGCAGCGATTCCGATGACGGCTTTCAAGAGGACATGGAAGCCCTTAAGAAAGCTTGCCTTCTCTCCGGCAAGGAAACTGACGACCTCCAACCTTCATGTTCCACCGGCGATATCGGCGGTGGCCACGTCATCGGTGCGGACGACGTAACCCCCTCCGGTACAGACGTTGATGACGTAGACGATGACATCGAGTTGGTTCGTAGCATACAAGAGCGATTCGCCCTATCGACAGAGCTTCGTGAGCCTCTAACTCTAGAACCGTTGTGCTCGCTTCCTCCTCCTGGCTCGGAGGGTGATGATGATTTCGAAACCCTACGTGCTATTCAGCGCCGCTTTGCGGCCTACGATGACG ATTCTGGAAAGGGAAGAAAGGAGAGTCCTTTGAATAACTTTGAGCAGGTTGGTGTCACTAACATTACCTCGGAAAAGGAATCTTCCAATAATTTCTTTGTAGAGAGAACTAATGCTGGGGAAGGGTTTCCCGCTTGTGTAGATGGAACCACACAGATTTCTGATGGATGCAGTAATGAAATTGCTAGTTCTCAGAATCTAATTGAGTGGCATGATTCCGGTGCTGAAAACACAGCAGTGTCAGTTAATTCTTTTTGCTTCCCAAAATCAGCACAGGCATTTGTTGAGGCCATCAAGAAGAATAGGTCGTGTCAGAAAATTATCCGGGATAAAATGATGCAGATTGAAGCAAGAATGGaagagttgaaaaaattgaaggaACGGGTGAAGATCCTTAAAGGCTTTCAGATCGCTAGCAGAAAGAGAATGGGTCGGGCCTTGTCACAGAAAAGAGATGCACGTGTCCAGTtaatttctttgccaaaacaaAAGTGCAGTTCAAAG GGAAAGAAGTTATCTGCAATACATTATGGACCTCCCGAGAATTCTCATGTTGCTAGCGTTAGGGAGGCATTGACACATTTTGCTGTCTCATTGAGTCGTAAGGAGTGGTccaaagaagagagagagaatcttgcAAAAGGAGTGAAACAACAATTTCAAGAGATGCTGCTTCAACGCTCAGTGGATCTACTAAG TAACAAGGATGGACGTTCTGGAGAATCTGGTGATCTTGATGGCCTCATTGCCTCAATCAGGGACGTTGTGATTACCCCTGAGACCATGAGGTTATTTCTACCCAAGGTCAATTGGGATCAAGTAGCTGCCATGTATATTCCTGGTCGTTCTGGTGCTGAATGTCAATCGAG GTGGTTGAACTGGGAAGACCCCTTAATTAAACATGAAGAGTGGGATATATTAGAGGAAAAGGCCCTTTTGCATGCTGTCCAGCGGAATGAAATGAGTAACTGGATTGATATTTCTGCATCATTAGGAGTATGTAGGACTCCGTTCCAGTGCTTATCACATTATCAGAGGAGTCTGAATGCTTCAATCCTTAGGCGGGAATGGACTGAGGAGGAGGACATTAAACTCTGTGCTGCTGTGGAGACTTTTGGTGAGAGTAACTGGCAGCTTGTTGCTTCTGTAATTGAGGGCCGGGCAGGTACACAGTGCTCCAATAG GTGGATTAAATCACTTCATCCAACAAGGAAAAGGTGCGGTAAATGGAGTGCTGATGAAGACAAACGATTGAAAGTTGCTGTTATGCTCTTTTACCCTAAATCTTGGAGGAATATAGGTCAATCTGTGCCTTGTCGAGCGCCAATTTGGAAGAAGATAGCTCAATATGTACCAGGGAGGACTCATGTACAATGTAGAGAAAG ATGGGTCAATAGCTTAGATCCTTCTTTGAAGTTGGATGAGTGGACAGAAGAGGAGGATTTGAAGTTAAAATCAGCCATAGATGAACATGGATATTCCTGGTCCAAGGTTGCTGCTTGCGTTCCTCCACGCACTGATAACCAATGCCGGAG GAGATGGAAGGTGCTATTTCCAGATGAAGTTCCCATGCTGCAAGAAGCTAAAAAGATACGAAGAGAAGCTTTTATTTCCAACTTCGTCGACAGGGAGGAGGAGAGACCTGCCCTTAAACCCAATGACATAGTTCCAACTCATAAACTTAGTTATAGAGCTGGATGTGGAACTGCTTCTGCGAATAAAAGAAGGAAACTAAT GCCCAGAGCAACTAGGGATGATTCGGCTCCTAGGTGTGATGCATTATGTGAATTGGAGAGGCGACATTTGGAGGAAAGTGAAGGTCCAGAGTCTTCTGATCTTCTAAACAACAGTTCTTTATCTTCTAGAGACCAGGAGATTGAGAGGATTTCAGATGGTGAAGAGGCGTTTGAACAGGGTTATCATGATTCAACAAAGAATAAAAGACCTTCTAAACTGCATCCTAGACGGACTAAAAAATTAGCACCAAATGATATGGTTCCAGAGGTTTCTGCTTCCAGTAAGGTTGAGTCTACTACTGCAGTTAACAATATCTGCAAGAATAGGAGGAGAACCAGTTCGCTAGTGAAGAAAAAGAGAACTATTGCCTCACAAGAAAGTTCATCATCTTTGCCAAATCTGTCTTCGTCAATGACAGTTGTTGAAGAGGTTGATTCACATGTTCAAGACAGCGGGAAGACCATGAATATTATGGATAAACGTCATTCCACAAGTGGATATGATGATTCCTGTGTTAACTCTGAGGGTCCTCCATTGTCTCGTCCGCACTTGGATAAAGGCACAGCTGATCTCGATGTTGGTGAGAACCGCGTTTGGGAAAATGCTTCTACAATAGGGCCCCAGGAATCCTcattatattttcaaaagaatGCTGTTGTGTGCACTGATGAAAATGCAAGACAGTTAAAAGCTTCAGGCTGTCACAAGCTAAATAAATGCAATCAATTGAAGAGCGATGGTGGGTT